The proteins below are encoded in one region of Candidatus Saccharimonadales bacterium:
- the uvrA gene encoding excinuclease ABC subunit UvrA has translation MSEQIRIKGAREHNLKNIDLTLPRDELIVITGLSGSGKSSLAFDTIYAEGQRRYVESLSSYARQFLGMMEKPDVDQIEGLSPAISIDQKSTSRNPRSTVATVTEIYDYLRLLYARVGIPHCPICGEEVERQSLTQIVDAVLQLPRATRLLLLAPVVVDRKGEFRHIPAELKKAGFARVRVDGVTYDVDEFPSLDKKYKHTIEVIVDRLVIGDDIQGRLSESVEQALDLADGTIKVLEADSEIIHTYSDRFACPNHPEAPIVEMAPRSFSFNSPHGACPSCMGLGMKLEIDPEVIVPNDRLTIAEGAIRPWAWGRQDAWYQRRLQAVADSKGFDVNTPWRELDPAAREIVLYGANEDERFEVDIASTGRQYGATFEGVIPNLERRYHDTDSEFMKRDIEKYMRERECPVCHGARLKPEVLAVTVADKSIIDVTQASIGDIRQWFAEIKLTSRQQQIGQQVFKEIQERLQFLHDVGLDYLTLDRSANTLSGGEAQRIRLATQIGSGLMGVLYVLDEPSIGLHQRDNARLIATLTRLRDLGNTVIVVEHDEETIRVADTVVDVGPAAGEHGGEIVAFGTPEDVAADKNSLTGQYLSGTRSIPSPAKRRKGNGKQLRIVGAREHNLDSVDVELPLGTFIAITGVSGSGKSTLVNDILAKHLSMRLHRANEVPGKHEVIEGVEHLDKAITITQSPIGRTPRSNPATYTNVFTDIRTLFAKTPEARIRGYKPGRFSFNVKGGRCEVCRGDGVIKIEMHFLPDVYVTCEECKGQRYNREALEIHYKGKTISDVLNMTVEEAAEFFANVPSIKRRMETLERVGLGYIRLGQPATTLSGGEAQRIKLASELSRRSTGKTFYILDEPTTGLHFADVEKLLDVLQELVASGNTVLVIEHNLDVIKNADWIIDLGPEGGSGGGQVIASGTPEVVAQVKESYTGQYLKKALK, from the coding sequence ATGAGCGAGCAGATACGGATCAAGGGTGCACGCGAGCACAACTTGAAAAACATAGACTTAACCCTCCCGAGGGATGAGTTAATCGTCATTACCGGTCTGAGTGGTTCCGGCAAGTCCAGTCTGGCTTTCGACACTATCTATGCCGAAGGTCAACGCCGCTATGTTGAATCGCTCAGCTCATATGCTCGCCAGTTTTTAGGCATGATGGAAAAACCCGACGTGGATCAGATCGAAGGTCTCAGCCCAGCCATCTCGATCGATCAGAAGTCGACCAGTCGCAACCCGCGCTCGACGGTAGCTACTGTGACGGAGATTTACGACTACTTACGCCTACTCTACGCTCGGGTCGGCATACCGCATTGTCCAATTTGTGGCGAAGAGGTAGAGCGTCAGTCGTTAACGCAGATTGTCGATGCCGTTTTGCAGCTACCGCGGGCTACTCGACTACTACTGCTAGCGCCAGTAGTAGTCGATCGCAAAGGCGAGTTTCGGCATATACCGGCCGAACTAAAGAAGGCCGGGTTTGCCCGAGTGCGCGTCGATGGAGTTACATATGATGTTGACGAGTTTCCGAGCCTGGATAAAAAGTACAAGCATACCATCGAAGTTATAGTCGACCGATTGGTAATCGGGGATGATATCCAGGGTCGTTTGAGTGAATCGGTCGAGCAGGCTTTGGATCTGGCGGACGGCACTATCAAGGTGCTAGAGGCCGACTCCGAGATCATACATACTTATAGTGACCGGTTTGCCTGCCCTAATCATCCAGAAGCGCCGATCGTCGAGATGGCGCCACGGAGCTTTTCCTTCAACTCCCCGCACGGCGCCTGCCCTAGCTGTATGGGACTAGGCATGAAGCTAGAGATCGATCCTGAGGTAATCGTACCGAACGACCGATTGACGATCGCCGAAGGAGCGATCCGACCCTGGGCCTGGGGTCGCCAGGATGCTTGGTATCAGCGACGACTGCAGGCAGTGGCCGATAGCAAGGGCTTTGACGTTAATACACCTTGGCGCGAGCTCGACCCAGCGGCTCGCGAGATAGTGCTCTATGGGGCCAATGAAGACGAGCGGTTCGAGGTTGACATCGCCAGTACCGGGCGGCAGTATGGTGCTACTTTCGAAGGAGTGATCCCTAATCTCGAACGCCGCTATCACGATACTGACTCTGAGTTTATGAAGCGTGACATCGAGAAGTACATGCGGGAGCGAGAGTGTCCGGTCTGTCACGGAGCGCGGCTAAAGCCCGAAGTCCTGGCCGTCACAGTGGCCGACAAATCGATCATCGACGTCACTCAAGCTAGTATCGGTGATATTCGACAGTGGTTTGCGGAGATTAAACTGACGTCGCGGCAACAGCAGATCGGCCAACAAGTGTTCAAGGAGATTCAGGAGCGGCTGCAGTTCTTGCATGATGTCGGGCTGGACTATCTAACGCTTGATCGTAGTGCCAATACTTTAAGTGGTGGAGAGGCTCAGCGCATTCGCTTAGCTACTCAGATCGGCTCCGGCCTGATGGGAGTACTCTATGTACTAGATGAGCCTTCGATCGGGCTACATCAGCGGGATAACGCTCGATTGATAGCTACCCTGACCCGACTACGTGATCTGGGCAATACCGTTATCGTGGTCGAGCACGATGAAGAAACGATTCGGGTGGCCGATACCGTGGTCGACGTCGGTCCAGCAGCTGGGGAGCACGGCGGCGAGATCGTAGCCTTCGGCACACCGGAGGATGTAGCGGCGGATAAAAACAGCCTGACCGGCCAGTATCTCAGCGGTACACGCTCGATACCCTCTCCAGCCAAACGGCGGAAGGGGAATGGCAAGCAGCTGCGGATAGTCGGTGCGCGTGAGCACAATCTAGATTCGGTCGATGTGGAGTTGCCTTTAGGTACCTTTATCGCCATCACTGGTGTATCCGGTTCTGGTAAATCGACCTTAGTGAACGACATCTTAGCCAAGCATTTGAGTATGCGTCTGCATCGGGCTAACGAGGTACCGGGTAAGCATGAGGTTATCGAAGGCGTGGAGCACCTAGACAAAGCGATTACTATCACCCAGAGCCCGATCGGCCGCACACCGCGCTCCAATCCAGCGACTTATACTAATGTCTTCACCGATATTCGGACGCTGTTTGCCAAGACTCCGGAGGCCCGTATCCGTGGTTATAAGCCGGGGCGTTTTAGTTTTAACGTTAAAGGCGGACGCTGTGAAGTCTGCCGTGGCGACGGTGTGATTAAGATTGAGATGCACTTTCTGCCCGATGTGTACGTAACCTGTGAGGAGTGCAAAGGCCAGCGCTATAATCGTGAGGCACTAGAGATCCACTATAAAGGAAAGACTATCTCTGATGTCTTGAATATGACAGTAGAGGAAGCGGCAGAGTTTTTCGCTAACGTTCCCAGTATTAAGCGTCGTATGGAGACGCTAGAGCGAGTGGGTCTAGGCTATATTCGATTAGGCCAGCCAGCCACTACTCTCAGTGGGGGTGAGGCGCAGCGGATTAAGCTGGCTAGCGAACTATCGCGTCGCAGCACAGGCAAAACCTTCTATATCTTAGACGAACCGACCACTGGACTACACTTCGCCGATGTTGAGAAGCTACTTGATGTCTTGCAAGAGCTGGTCGCAAGCGGCAACACAGTGTTAGTGATTGAGCATAATCTGGACGTGATTAAAAATGCCGATTGGATCATCGATCTCGGTCCCGAGGGTGGCTCGGGTGGCGGTCAGGTGATTGCGAGTGGTACGCCAGAGGTAGTGGCCCAAGTGAAAGAGTCCTATACTGGTCAGTACCTTAAGAAGGCGCTCAAGTAA
- a CDS encoding rhodanese-related sulfurtransferase, with product MQKVILYYKFVPVPDPETVKFWQRNICERYNLKGRIIVADQGINGTLGGHVEDLKRYVREMNQHPMFKGIQYKWSEGVGDDFPRLSVKVRPELVTLAPDEEFDVFNSTQGLKPQQWHEYLEQNPDVVILDARNEYESDIGAFRGKNVIKPKIKTFKEIKKELAKLPKDQPVLTYCTGDVRCEYLSAYMKHKGFDEVYHLEGGIVKYGQEFKDEGYWDGKCFVFDKRLNVGFSEAARDIGQCIHCSGATSRHINCANVACNNLVLVCDDCDQRSTCSKICEQIAVSAQ from the coding sequence ATGCAGAAAGTAATTCTTTATTACAAATTCGTGCCCGTACCTGATCCGGAGACAGTTAAGTTCTGGCAGCGTAATATTTGCGAGCGCTACAACTTAAAAGGGCGTATCATCGTAGCTGATCAGGGCATCAACGGTACGCTCGGTGGCCATGTCGAGGACCTCAAGCGTTACGTACGGGAGATGAATCAGCATCCTATGTTCAAGGGCATCCAATATAAATGGAGTGAGGGTGTGGGTGATGACTTTCCGCGTTTGAGTGTGAAGGTGCGGCCTGAACTGGTGACTCTGGCCCCTGATGAGGAATTCGATGTATTCAACTCGACCCAAGGGTTGAAGCCGCAGCAGTGGCATGAATACTTAGAGCAGAATCCCGATGTAGTGATTCTTGATGCCCGCAATGAGTATGAGAGTGATATTGGCGCTTTCCGGGGTAAAAATGTCATTAAACCGAAGATCAAGACGTTCAAAGAGATCAAAAAAGAGTTAGCCAAACTACCTAAAGATCAGCCGGTTTTGACCTACTGTACTGGGGATGTACGCTGTGAGTACCTCAGCGCTTATATGAAGCATAAGGGATTTGATGAGGTCTATCATCTCGAGGGCGGTATCGTTAAATATGGCCAGGAGTTTAAGGATGAGGGTTACTGGGATGGCAAGTGCTTCGTTTTTGATAAGCGGCTGAACGTCGGCTTCTCTGAAGCAGCTCGAGATATTGGCCAGTGCATACATTGTAGTGGTGCCACATCTCGGCATATTAACTGCGCTAACGTGGCCTGTAATAATCTGGTACTAGTTTGCGATGACTGTGATCAACGTAGTACTTGTTCTAAGATCTGTGAGCAAATAGCTGTTTCTGCTCAGTAA
- a CDS encoding excinuclease ABC subunit UvrC: MNKRVQTKLTKLPKSPGVYFHKDASGEIIYVGKASSLRTRVRSYFQSNRAHDFKTQALVNEIADIEWLEVGSEVEALFLESAMIKRYMPKYNILLRDDKNFLYVKISGDVYPRVSFTRRPLDDDATYFGPFTSAFAVRRAMKQLRRSFPYVTHRTLPRRACLHYHLGLCPGPEIEAISPEDYRRNIQQLKRYLAGKVSMVTKELEREMKRQSRAHNFEIAARVRDQLHNLQALQKQHLFGREELFDLGRDRALLDLQSLLKLDKPPRRLECYDISHLQGTNNVASMVVFTDGVPNRGEYRKFKLRLQGNDDFAHMQEVLQRRARHWDSWPQPDVIIIDGGKGQVRVVVETLESLGIHVPVIGLAKRFERIIMPQGAGKQCRYEEIVLQQSSHLLKLIMHIRDEAHRFAVTYHSLLRNKAQTASVLETVPGVGPATRKKLIRQFGSYRGVKAASEAELAATVGAKLAKSLKEQL; this comes from the coding sequence ATGAATAAACGCGTACAGACGAAGCTAACTAAATTACCGAAGAGTCCTGGTGTCTATTTTCATAAAGACGCTAGCGGGGAGATCATTTATGTCGGTAAGGCGTCTAGTCTGCGTACCCGGGTACGCAGCTACTTTCAGTCGAACCGAGCACATGATTTTAAGACCCAGGCATTAGTAAATGAAATCGCCGATATCGAGTGGCTTGAGGTCGGTAGCGAGGTCGAAGCGCTATTTCTCGAGTCGGCCATGATAAAACGTTACATGCCGAAGTACAACATATTACTGCGCGATGATAAGAATTTCCTCTATGTAAAGATATCCGGTGATGTGTACCCGCGGGTCAGCTTTACCCGGCGACCGTTGGATGATGATGCGACCTATTTCGGGCCTTTTACCAGCGCTTTTGCCGTCCGCCGGGCCATGAAGCAGTTGCGCCGCAGCTTTCCTTATGTCACTCACCGGACACTACCCCGCCGCGCCTGCCTGCACTACCACTTGGGACTCTGCCCTGGACCGGAGATTGAGGCTATCAGTCCGGAGGATTATCGCCGTAATATTCAGCAGTTAAAGCGCTATTTAGCCGGGAAGGTGAGCATGGTGACTAAAGAGCTAGAGCGGGAGATGAAGCGGCAGTCGAGAGCACATAACTTCGAGATAGCAGCAAGAGTGCGCGATCAGCTACATAATCTTCAAGCCCTGCAGAAGCAGCATCTCTTTGGTCGAGAAGAGCTGTTTGATCTCGGTCGCGATCGAGCGCTATTAGATCTCCAATCCCTACTGAAACTGGACAAGCCACCGCGGCGGCTCGAATGTTATGACATTAGCCACCTGCAAGGTACGAATAACGTAGCCAGTATGGTGGTCTTCACCGACGGCGTGCCGAATCGAGGCGAGTACCGCAAATTCAAGCTGCGCCTGCAGGGTAACGACGATTTCGCTCACATGCAGGAGGTGCTGCAGCGCCGAGCCCGCCACTGGGATAGTTGGCCCCAGCCGGATGTGATCATTATCGATGGTGGTAAAGGTCAGGTGCGAGTAGTGGTGGAGACGCTAGAGTCACTAGGGATTCACGTACCTGTCATCGGGCTAGCTAAACGGTTCGAGCGGATCATCATGCCGCAGGGAGCAGGTAAGCAGTGCCGCTATGAGGAGATCGTGCTGCAGCAGAGCTCGCATCTGTTGAAACTGATCATGCATATTCGTGATGAGGCCCATCGCTTCGCCGTCACTTACCATTCACTACTGCGGAATAAGGCTCAAACAGCATCGGTCTTAGAGACGGTACCGGGGGTAGGTCCGGCCACCCGGAAGAAGTTGATTCGACAGTTTGGCTCTTATCGGGGCGTTAAGGCCGCTAGCGAGGCGGAACTAGCGGCAACCGTCGGCGCTAAGCTAGCTAAAAGTCTCAAGGAACAACTCTAG
- a CDS encoding phage holin family protein, protein MMKKFLIRWAVNGLGLWLAGELIDGISFNGDWRVIAVAALIFSIVNAFVRPILIILSLPAIIVTLGLFTLIVNSLMLYLVELLYPAFSIATFGAAILAVVIIWVVNFAANTLIKE, encoded by the coding sequence ATGATGAAAAAGTTTTTAATTCGCTGGGCAGTTAACGGCCTCGGACTTTGGTTGGCCGGTGAACTCATCGACGGTATTAGTTTTAACGGTGACTGGCGTGTGATTGCGGTAGCGGCTTTGATTTTCTCGATCGTGAACGCATTTGTCCGCCCGATTCTTATCATTCTCAGTTTGCCGGCTATTATCGTTACTCTCGGTCTCTTCACCTTAATCGTAAACAGCCTCATGCTGTATCTCGTCGAACTGCTCTACCCAGCCTTTTCGATCGCTACATTCGGGGCCGCCATCTTAGCTGTAGTTATAATCTGGGTAGTTAACTTTGCCGCCAACACCCTAATAAAGGAGTAG
- the secG gene encoding preprotein translocase subunit SecG, with protein sequence MQAALHLVSMISGILMIVLILSQSRGTGLGQAFGGDSAFYFSRRGIELVMYQLTILFAVVFVLSIVLGLMSA encoded by the coding sequence ATGCAAGCAGCTCTTCATCTAGTATCTATGATTTCCGGAATCCTGATGATCGTGCTCATCCTGTCTCAGTCCCGCGGTACCGGTCTTGGTCAAGCTTTCGGTGGTGATAGTGCCTTTTACTTCTCGCGGCGGGGTATCGAGCTGGTCATGTACCAGTTGACGATTCTTTTCGCAGTAGTGTTTGTGCTCTCTATCGTGCTCGGATTAATGTCGGCATAG
- a CDS encoding ABC transporter substrate-binding protein, translating into MSPLQQDRFKAVLEKAQTGWRKLRSQYVKFIATHLKDRSLRRTERFVFGWLAVFALIIILLLQQIGALDEHYLSPGPAPGGRYVEGIVGSVGGINPLFPDGQIAEAANRLVFSGLFKIGGSGDVVADIAHDYEINEEQTVYTVNLRDDVYWHDGEQLTASDVAYTVGLIQNPDVGSHLQLNWQDIEVEVLDELRIAFTLPNPYAPFIGQLTVGILPEHALQGVEPERLRVSSFNNQPIGSGPFMFDEINNDQQVRLRANSNYYKGPPMLNRFIIAAYETEAEMVEAYNRNELGGMVLDSSFNPAGLQRPQRSTVSRLEVSGQVFAFYNNQVIGRELRQALTQSINTRGTRRALGHDYRYADSPLLPSHLGYRTSQLGFDQEAARAKFAAAELEYRDGRLYRDDEPFSLRIVTQDSYGYPAAAENLRQQWEAAGVEVVVTAVAGIELQEEYLRPRNFDILLFGIGIGLDIDPDVYAYWHSSQAKDPGRNVSQYDSEVADTSLEDGRTRTDSELRAAKYETFQNRWRADAPALALYRLHAYYVNREELQGLSVSDIAQPADRYHNVADWTINTQPTQTRLLPRS; encoded by the coding sequence ATGAGTCCTCTGCAGCAAGATAGGTTTAAAGCGGTGCTAGAGAAAGCGCAGACAGGGTGGCGCAAACTACGTAGCCAGTATGTAAAGTTTATCGCTACCCACCTCAAGGATCGGAGCTTACGCCGGACGGAGCGTTTCGTCTTCGGCTGGCTAGCAGTGTTTGCACTCATCATTATCTTGTTACTACAACAGATAGGTGCTTTAGACGAGCACTATCTCTCACCCGGCCCAGCCCCCGGCGGGCGGTATGTAGAAGGGATAGTCGGTAGTGTGGGTGGAATCAACCCACTCTTTCCCGACGGTCAGATTGCAGAAGCAGCTAATCGACTAGTATTTAGCGGTCTATTTAAGATCGGTGGTAGTGGCGATGTAGTAGCCGATATAGCACATGATTATGAGATTAATGAAGAACAGACCGTTTATACGGTGAACTTACGTGATGACGTCTACTGGCATGACGGAGAGCAGCTAACTGCCTCGGACGTGGCCTACACGGTAGGATTGATTCAAAACCCTGATGTCGGTTCACACTTACAGCTAAACTGGCAAGACATCGAGGTAGAAGTGCTCGACGAACTACGGATCGCCTTTACTCTACCGAATCCGTACGCTCCGTTTATCGGTCAGCTTACCGTCGGTATTCTGCCAGAGCACGCTTTGCAGGGGGTTGAGCCGGAGCGTTTACGCGTATCTTCCTTTAATAACCAGCCTATCGGGAGTGGCCCGTTCATGTTTGATGAGATTAATAATGATCAACAAGTACGGCTGCGAGCCAATAGTAACTACTATAAGGGTCCGCCTATGCTAAATCGCTTTATCATCGCCGCATACGAGACCGAGGCAGAGATGGTCGAGGCCTATAATCGTAATGAGTTAGGCGGGATGGTGCTCGATAGCTCATTTAATCCAGCTGGCTTGCAGCGGCCACAACGTTCGACGGTGTCTCGCCTGGAAGTTAGTGGCCAGGTATTTGCCTTCTACAATAACCAGGTGATTGGTCGTGAACTACGTCAGGCCTTAACGCAGAGTATCAACACTCGCGGTACTCGGCGAGCGCTTGGTCACGATTACCGCTACGCTGACAGCCCACTACTGCCGAGCCATTTAGGCTACCGCACCTCTCAGCTAGGATTTGACCAGGAGGCTGCCCGGGCTAAATTTGCGGCGGCTGAGCTAGAGTACCGTGATGGTAGGCTCTACCGTGACGATGAACCATTTAGCCTGCGCATAGTGACTCAGGATAGCTACGGCTACCCGGCAGCGGCCGAGAATCTGCGTCAACAATGGGAGGCCGCTGGTGTTGAGGTAGTAGTTACCGCTGTCGCTGGTATCGAGCTGCAGGAGGAGTACTTGCGGCCCCGTAACTTCGATATCTTACTATTCGGTATCGGTATCGGTCTCGATATCGACCCTGACGTGTACGCCTATTGGCATTCGTCGCAAGCTAAAGATCCTGGCCGTAATGTCTCCCAGTACGATTCTGAGGTCGCCGATACCAGCTTAGAAGATGGTCGCACCCGAACCGATTCTGAGCTTAGGGCAGCTAAATATGAGACTTTTCAGAATCGCTGGCGAGCCGATGCCCCGGCGCTAGCGCTTTATCGGCTACATGCTTACTATGTGAACCGAGAGGAACTACAGGGTCTCAGTGTATCTGACATAGCTCAACCTGCCGACCGTTATCATAATGTAGCGGACTGGACGATTAACACTCAGCCGACCCAAACCCGCCTGCTGCCTCGGTCCTAG